In one Bacillus rossius redtenbacheri isolate Brsri chromosome 11, Brsri_v3, whole genome shotgun sequence genomic region, the following are encoded:
- the LOC134536596 gene encoding uncharacterized protein LOC134536596, whose product MCKFCNTKVSWDRKDTIEKHLKSAKHVVSLAATKEETTKLQTSVASCFHKVVKDKKSADYLGKRVTETFVKANIPLKKLNNEHMVNFMNEFIEGSGALPCVKTLREKHLPRLNMEREENIKEKVKGKHLAVCCDETTDKQGRCVFVIIFKIIEASHQVEIVVGDVHILESADAKSCSRANLDSLNKYNISYDSVLALVSDSARYMGKCFDTLTNLMSDNVVVIQCWAHKLNLILNVLGKHLPELQNATSKIKSAFLNTRKRKHLFRQFLDDKYEAPRVPLFPMPVLTRWSSWYESVAYVSDYIEAIVEFMKSDDIASVSNVGVQYLASLSQEQVLNVKVQATFIKETAKGIVDLTKLLEGSSYPCSNILCGNLRKVEQVLQLAEAGNFGEETSLALQSCGRDVAKAQVKSALVKAASHGYTKLLALISSDPASHLYYDLSVFDPAQILITEVTKDLGKKLKKMALFKDCNESQLLQSYKELQFLVKKQLGDKSDASLDLIAILLSLSVNHAEFSKGALKSV is encoded by the exons atgtgtaagttttgcaacaCAAAAGTTTCATGGGATCGAAAAGACacgattgaaaaacatttaaagtcgGCAAAACACGTGGTGTCATTAGCAGCAACAAAAGAAGagactacaaaactacaaacaTCAGTTGCATCATGCTTTCATAAAGTTGTCAAAGACAAAAAATCGGCAGATTATCTTGGAAAACGTGTCACAGAAACATTTGTAAAGGCTAACATACCACTTAAGAAACTTAACAATGAACACATGGTGAACTTCATGAATGAATTTATTGAAG gatctgGCGCATTGCCTTGTGTAAAGACTTTGCGAGAAAAGCACCTTCCCAGATTAAATATGGAAAGGGAAGAAAACATCAAGGAGAAGGTCAAAGGAAAGCACCTTGCGGTATGCTGCGATGAAACAACAGACAAACAAGGTCGGTGTGTTTTCGTTATAATCTTCAAGATTATAGAAGCCAGTCACCAAGTTGAAATCGTAGTAGGTGATGTCCACATTCTTGAATCAGCTGATGCAAAAAGTTGTTCAAGAGCTAATCTTGATTCTTtgaacaaatataacattagCTATGACAGTGTCCTGGCCTTAGTATCAGACTCAGCCCGATACATGGGGAAGTGTTTTGACACACTTACCAACTTGATGTCGGACAATGTTGTAGTGATTCAGTGTTGGGCGCACAAACTCAATCTGATTTTGAATGTTCTGGGAAAGCACCTTCCTGAACTTCAAAATGCCACTTCCAAAATCAAGAGTGCGTTCCTGAACACTCGAAAGAGAAAGCATCTGTTCCGGCAATTTCTGGATGATAAATATGAAGCTCCAAGGGTTCCACTGTTCCCAATGCCAGTCCTCACGAGATGGTCTTCGTGGTACGAGTCTGTAGCCTATGTATCAGACTACATAGAAGCTATTGTTGAGTTCATGAAGAGTGACGACATAGCATCAGTTAGCAATGTTGGAGTTCAGTATTTGGCAAGTTTGTCACAGGAACAGGTCCTTAATGTTAAGGTGCAGGCTACCTTCATCAAAGAAACAGCAAAGGGAATTGTTGACTTGACAAAGTTGTTGGAAGGGTCGTCATATCCTTGTAGCAACATTTTGTGTGGTAACCTACGCAAAGTTGAGCAAGTTTTGCAGCTTGCTGAAGCAGGAAATTTTGGTGAAGAAACAAGTTTAGCACTGCAGTCGTGTGGGAGAGATGTTGCAAAAGCTCAGGTTAAATCTGCCTTAGTAAAAGCTGCATCACATGGATACACTAAGCTGCTAGCTTTAATTTCAAGTGATCCTGCAAGTCATCTTTATTATGACCTGAGTGTTTTTGACCCTGCACAGATTTTAATTACGGAAGTAACAAAAGATCTTggtaaaaaattgaagaaaatggcATTGTTCAAGGACTGCAATGAAAGTCAATTGCTTCAAAGCTATAAAGAGCTTCAGTTCTTGGTGAAGAAACAGTTAGGAGACAAAAGTGATGCATCACTGGATTTGATTGCAATATTATTGTCTCTTTCTGTAAATCATGCAGAATTTTCTAAGGGTGCTTTGAAAAGTGTATAG